In the genome of Tropicibacter oceani, one region contains:
- a CDS encoding MlaE family ABC transporter permease — protein MTLLAPLGTLGRTTLAFLASVGRVGLFAFAALTHILRPPFYGREFGLALLHIGWLSLPVVGLTAIFTGGALALQIYAGGARFNAEAVVPQIVAIGMVRELGPVLVGLMIAARVTSSIAAEIATMKVTEQIDALVTLSTHPMKYLTAPRLLAALIVVPLLVAVGDVIGVFGGYLVATGSLGFNAAAYLKNTVDFLEPLDIISSMVKGCVFGGIAALMGCYFGMNSGRGAQGVGTATKGSVEAAAVLILAANFLLTGAFFSL, from the coding sequence ATGACCCTGCTTGCCCCTCTTGGAACGCTGGGCCGCACCACGCTGGCCTTCCTTGCCTCGGTCGGGCGGGTCGGGCTGTTTGCCTTTGCCGCGCTGACCCATATCCTGCGCCCGCCGTTCTATGGACGTGAATTCGGGCTGGCCCTGCTGCATATCGGATGGCTGTCGCTGCCCGTGGTCGGGCTGACGGCGATCTTTACCGGCGGCGCGCTGGCCCTGCAGATCTATGCCGGCGGCGCGCGCTTCAACGCCGAGGCGGTGGTGCCGCAGATCGTCGCCATCGGCATGGTGCGCGAACTGGGGCCGGTTCTTGTGGGGCTGATGATCGCGGCGCGCGTCACGTCCAGCATCGCCGCCGAAATCGCCACCATGAAGGTCACCGAACAGATCGACGCCCTTGTCACCCTGTCGACGCATCCGATGAAATACCTGACCGCGCCGCGCCTGCTGGCGGCGCTGATCGTGGTTCCGTTGCTGGTGGCGGTGGGCGATGTGATCGGGGTCTTTGGCGGCTATCTTGTCGCCACCGGATCGCTGGGTTTCAATGCGGCGGCCTATCTCAAGAACACGGTCGATTTCCTTGAACCGCTGGACATCATTTCCTCGATGGTCAAGGGCTGCGTCTTTGGCGGCATCGCGGCGCTGATGGGCTGCTATTTCGGCATGAACTCGGGACGCGGCGCGCAGGGCGTGGGCACCGCCACCAAAGGCAGCGTCGAAGCAGCCGCCGTGCTGATCCTGGCCGCCAACTTCCTTCTGACCGGGGCTTTCTTTTCGCTATGA
- a CDS encoding ABC transporter ATP-binding protein — protein MIELSHVRKSFGSKQVLRDVDLSIESGTSMVIIGGSGTGKSVLLKCVLGLVLPDAGLITLDGQDVTTGDRDAFLARFGMLFQGGALFDSLPVWQNVAFRLLRGSLQRPRAEAREIAIEKLRRVGLKPDVADLFPAELSGGMQKRVGLARAIAAEPEIIFFDEPTTGLDPIMAGVINDLIREIVVEMGATAMTITHDMTSVRAIADNVAMLHDGVIQWTGPVSQMDNSGDPYLDQFISGRAEGPIEAVR, from the coding sequence ATGATCGAACTGTCGCACGTCAGGAAATCCTTTGGCAGCAAACAGGTGCTGCGCGATGTCGACCTGAGCATCGAAAGCGGCACGTCGATGGTGATCATCGGCGGATCGGGCACCGGCAAATCGGTGCTGCTGAAATGCGTGCTGGGCCTGGTGCTGCCCGATGCGGGCCTGATCACGCTGGATGGCCAGGACGTGACCACCGGCGACCGCGATGCCTTTCTGGCGCGCTTTGGCATGTTGTTCCAGGGCGGCGCGCTGTTCGATTCCCTGCCGGTCTGGCAGAACGTCGCCTTTCGCCTGCTGCGCGGGTCCTTGCAGCGCCCAAGGGCCGAGGCGCGCGAGATCGCCATAGAAAAGCTGCGCCGGGTCGGGCTGAAACCGGACGTCGCCGACCTGTTCCCGGCCGAGCTGTCGGGCGGGATGCAAAAGCGTGTCGGCCTGGCCCGCGCCATTGCCGCCGAGCCCGAGATCATCTTTTTCGACGAACCGACCACCGGGCTTGACCCGATCATGGCCGGGGTCATCAACGACCTGATCCGCGAGATCGTCGTGGAAATGGGCGCCACGGCCATGACCATCACCCATGACATGACCAGCGTGCGCGCCATCGCCGACAACGTCGCCATGCTGCACGACGGCGTGATCCAATGGACCGGCCCGGTCAGCCAGATGGACAACTCCGGCGATCCCTACCTGGACCAGTTCATTTCCGGCCGCGCCGAAGGCCCGATCGAGGCGGTGCGATGA
- a CDS encoding paraquat-inducible protein A, with product MIRWLNLGLFLAYPVAWFAPLLRAGLLPLFGLSEISVISGLQSLWRSDIFLALLVTVFALFAPMLKTLGLALIQFHLLDRRALPIVNILGKFAMADVFLIAVYITLSKGMGIGRVEVAWGLYLFTACILASILLGFLETRQSAKTEPTGHTSSGS from the coding sequence ATGATCCGTTGGCTGAACCTGGGCCTGTTTCTGGCCTATCCCGTCGCCTGGTTTGCCCCGCTTTTGCGCGCCGGGTTGCTGCCGCTGTTCGGGCTTAGCGAAATCTCGGTCATTTCCGGGCTGCAAAGCCTGTGGCGGTCGGACATCTTTCTGGCGCTTCTGGTCACGGTCTTTGCCCTGTTCGCGCCCATGCTCAAGACCCTTGGCTTGGCCTTGATCCAGTTCCACCTGCTGGATCGGCGCGCCCTGCCGATCGTCAACATCCTGGGCAAATTCGCCATGGCGGACGTCTTTTTGATCGCCGTCTACATCACCTTGTCAAAGGGCATGGGCATCGGCCGGGTCGAGGTCGCCTGGGGGCTGTACCTGTTCACCGCCTGCATCCTGGCGTCGATCCTGCTGGGGTTTCTTGAAACGCGACAATCCGCGAAAACAGAACCGACAGGCCACACCTCCTCCGGCAGTTGA
- a CDS encoding DNA repair protein has protein sequence MVLQRIAFAAIVAAALASLGYTLACAFGQTPWLDLPLSFGQTVYPLAGMYLQIGVTTLAVLLCFFLPSNARIMALENSHRSFHMGQMDVARAYALAHQSDREGVFQIKGEFDSIRERIAFLRDHPNLADLEPSILELAAQMSHVSHELAENYSDRNLARARDFLIARQQEIDNFNERIEAAKAIAVDIRRWTEKVEMEESIAKAQLERLRDELQGLLPEFDLAPGPRIPVDAQDQDSDDSVEATVQTLLETDNIAILEKRAAE, from the coding sequence ATGGTACTGCAAAGGATCGCCTTTGCCGCCATCGTCGCAGCGGCGCTGGCGTCGCTTGGCTACACCCTGGCCTGCGCCTTTGGCCAGACCCCCTGGCTGGACCTGCCGCTGAGCTTTGGCCAGACGGTTTACCCCCTGGCGGGGATGTATCTTCAGATCGGGGTCACCACCCTGGCGGTGCTATTGTGCTTTTTCCTGCCGTCCAATGCCCGGATCATGGCGCTCGAGAACTCGCACCGTTCGTTCCACATGGGGCAAATGGACGTGGCGCGCGCCTATGCGCTGGCCCATCAGTCCGACCGCGAAGGGGTGTTCCAGATCAAGGGGGAATTCGATTCCATCCGCGAACGCATCGCCTTTCTGCGCGATCACCCCAACCTGGCCGATCTGGAACCTTCGATCCTGGAACTGGCCGCCCAGATGAGCCATGTCAGCCACGAGTTGGCCGAGAATTATTCAGACCGCAACCTGGCCCGCGCCCGCGATTTCCTGATCGCCCGGCAGCAGGAAATCGACAACTTCAACGAACGGATCGAGGCCGCAAAGGCCATCGCCGTCGACATCCGCCGCTGGACCGAAAAGGTCGAGATGGAGGAAAGCATCGCAAAGGCCCAGCTGGAGCGGCTGCGCGATGAATTGCAGGGGCTGCTGCCCGAATTCGATCTGGCGCCCGGCCCGCGCATCCCGGTCGATGCGCAGGACCAGGACTCCGATGACAGTGTCGAGGCCACCGTTCAGACGCTTTTGGAAACCGACAACATCGCCATCCTGGAAAAGCGCGCCGCCGAGTGA
- the radA gene encoding DNA repair protein RadA, translating to MAKPTLNFVCQSCGAAFSKWSGRCDGCGEWNTIQEEKPLSEGPAKQALVGRGRAVALTDLNSQEAPPPRTASALGELDRVLGGGLVPASAVLVGGDPGIGKSTLLLQAAAAFANAGLKVIYVSGEEASAQVRLRARRLGLGEAQVKLAAETNLRDILTTLDQERPDLAIVDSIQTMWSDNVGSAPGSVSQVRAAAHELTSFAKKRGSAVIMVGHVTKDGQIAGPRVVEHMVDTVLYFEGERGHQFRILRSVKNRFGPADEIGVFEMTGGGLAQVHNPSALFLSERGQPAPGSVVFSGIEGTRPVLVELQALVAPSPHSQPRRSVVGWDGSRLAMILAVLESRCGIPFAGLDVYLNVAGGMKISEPAADLAVAAALLSAREDTALPAETVVFGEISLSGALRPVGQTENRLKEAQKLGFSTAILPKGGKAAGSKAMKLTRMGDLSAFVGEIFGAG from the coding sequence ATGGCCAAACCCACCTTGAACTTTGTCTGCCAGTCCTGCGGGGCGGCCTTTTCGAAATGGTCGGGGCGCTGTGACGGCTGCGGCGAATGGAACACCATCCAGGAAGAAAAGCCGCTGTCCGAAGGCCCGGCCAAACAGGCGCTGGTGGGACGGGGCCGTGCCGTCGCGCTGACCGATCTGAACTCGCAAGAGGCGCCGCCGCCGCGCACCGCTTCGGCCCTTGGCGAATTGGACCGGGTGCTGGGCGGCGGGCTTGTCCCGGCCAGCGCGGTGCTTGTGGGCGGCGATCCCGGCATCGGCAAATCCACCCTGTTGCTGCAGGCGGCGGCGGCCTTTGCCAATGCCGGTCTCAAGGTGATCTATGTCTCGGGCGAAGAGGCCAGCGCCCAGGTCCGGCTGCGCGCCCGCCGTCTGGGACTGGGCGAGGCACAGGTGAAACTGGCCGCCGAAACCAACCTGCGCGACATCCTGACGACGCTGGATCAGGAACGCCCCGATCTGGCCATCGTCGATTCGATTCAGACCATGTGGTCCGACAACGTCGGCAGCGCCCCGGGGTCGGTCAGCCAGGTGCGCGCCGCCGCGCACGAGCTGACCAGCTTTGCCAAGAAACGCGGCAGCGCGGTGATCATGGTGGGCCATGTCACCAAGGACGGCCAGATCGCCGGGCCGCGCGTGGTCGAACACATGGTCGACACGGTGCTGTATTTCGAAGGCGAGCGCGGCCACCAGTTCCGCATCCTGCGCAGCGTGAAGAACCGTTTCGGCCCGGCGGATGAAATCGGCGTCTTTGAAATGACCGGCGGAGGGCTGGCGCAGGTGCACAACCCATCCGCCCTGTTCTTGTCGGAACGCGGGCAACCGGCGCCCGGTTCGGTGGTGTTTTCCGGCATCGAAGGCACCCGCCCGGTGCTGGTGGAGCTGCAGGCGCTGGTCGCCCCTTCGCCGCATTCGCAACCCCGGCGGTCAGTCGTGGGCTGGGACGGATCGCGGCTGGCGATGATTCTCGCGGTGCTCGAATCGCGCTGCGGCATCCCCTTTGCCGGGCTTGATGTGTACCTGAACGTGGCGGGCGGGATGAAAATCAGCGAACCTGCGGCCGATCTGGCTGTGGCGGCTGCGCTACTTTCCGCCCGCGAGGACACCGCCCTGCCCGCCGAGACTGTCGTTTTCGGTGAAATCAGCCTATCTGGGGCGCTACGACCCGTCGGGCAGACCGAAAACCGGTTGAAAGAAGCGCAAAAACTTGGTTTCTCCACCGCAATTCTGCCCAAGGGCGGCAAGGCAGCCGGCTCCAAGGCCATGAAGCTGACCCGAATGGGCGATCTTTCCGCCTTTGTGGGCGAGATTTTCGGCGCCGGGTAA
- a CDS encoding CvpA family protein: protein MEGFTIIDGAVAVIIVLSALLAYSRGLVREAMAIAGWVVAAILSFMFAPQVQPLVKEIPVVGEFLSDSCELSIVAAFAAVFTVALVVTSLFTPLFSSLIQRSALGGLDQALGFFFGVARGVLLVAVGFFVYETVITAQDIPMVDDSRSAAVFSRFTGRIEEQNPERALGWITTQYEQLVGICAAPSGSNT, encoded by the coding sequence ATGGAAGGTTTCACGATCATTGACGGCGCAGTCGCCGTTATCATCGTTCTGTCGGCGTTGCTGGCCTATTCGCGCGGTCTGGTCCGCGAAGCGATGGCCATCGCCGGCTGGGTCGTGGCGGCCATCTTGTCCTTCATGTTCGCGCCGCAGGTGCAACCGCTGGTCAAGGAAATCCCCGTCGTCGGAGAGTTCCTGTCCGACAGCTGCGAATTGTCGATCGTTGCCGCCTTTGCCGCCGTCTTTACCGTGGCGCTGGTCGTGACCTCGCTGTTCACGCCGCTGTTTTCCTCGCTGATCCAACGCTCGGCGCTTGGTGGGCTTGACCAGGCGCTGGGGTTCTTCTTTGGCGTGGCGCGCGGTGTGCTGCTGGTTGCGGTCGGCTTCTTTGTCTATGAAACGGTGATCACCGCGCAGGACATCCCGATGGTGGACGACTCGCGTTCGGCTGCGGTCTTTTCGCGCTTTACCGGCCGGATCGAAGAACAGAACCCGGAACGCGCGCTTGGCTGGATCACCACCCAGTACGAACAGCTGGTCGGCATCTGCGCGGCCCCGTCGGGCAGCAACACCTGA
- a CDS encoding methyl-accepting chemotaxis protein, with product MSSEDAMFRRKHVIKEGPQNFGAIMKMIDTTMSRVEFSPEGNINWANDNFLEVTGYTLEQLKGQSRAILLPEGEAASDLGPWPELDEEQCFSGPRQFRARDGQILWLFCTIAPVHDSDGNLARFMQLSRDITKRQVANERMREALHALGQGRLDTRLDLPDAGGFEGLETSFNTAMQGLDAAFNRTLATLTYLNDDACEAQLRTHRLASDSRTQAGRCEGARDAMVAANDTLTEISAEIDSTLNKVGVSVSMAQEGAEEMRRASQAAQAMHDQAEAMIEINRLIDSVSFQTSLLALNAGIEAARAGAAGAGFSVVAAEIRGLAGRAAEASREIAGRIGDMTDQVGEVVTSVDRGDKRLQDLVKCLDGISGGISGVSAITARQAQGLGGANDAIVDLARSLCDSADRTETQAALSKEAAKRLGEVTDKIRGMVGPFTAQVERQGAAKQRAG from the coding sequence ATGAGTAGTGAGGATGCGATGTTCCGCCGTAAACACGTGATCAAGGAAGGCCCGCAAAACTTTGGGGCCATCATGAAGATGATCGACACAACCATGAGTCGTGTCGAATTCAGCCCCGAGGGTAACATCAATTGGGCGAATGACAATTTTCTTGAAGTGACGGGCTATACGCTGGAGCAGCTGAAGGGACAAAGCCGGGCCATCCTGCTGCCCGAGGGGGAGGCCGCATCGGACCTGGGCCCCTGGCCCGAGCTGGACGAGGAGCAATGTTTTTCCGGGCCGCGCCAGTTTCGCGCCCGCGACGGCCAAATCCTGTGGCTGTTCTGCACGATCGCGCCGGTGCATGACAGCGACGGCAACCTGGCGCGCTTCATGCAGTTGTCCCGTGACATCACAAAGCGGCAGGTCGCCAACGAACGGATGCGCGAGGCGCTGCATGCGCTGGGGCAGGGGCGGCTGGACACCCGTCTGGACCTGCCCGATGCTGGCGGCTTTGAAGGGCTCGAAACCTCGTTCAATACGGCGATGCAAGGGCTGGACGCGGCGTTCAACCGGACCTTGGCGACGCTGACCTATCTGAATGACGACGCCTGCGAGGCGCAGTTGCGCACCCACCGTCTGGCCTCGGATTCGCGTACCCAGGCAGGGCGGTGCGAAGGGGCCAGAGACGCGATGGTCGCGGCCAACGACACCCTGACCGAGATTTCGGCCGAGATTGACAGCACCCTCAACAAGGTCGGCGTCAGCGTCAGCATGGCGCAAGAAGGCGCCGAGGAAATGCGCCGCGCCTCGCAGGCGGCGCAGGCCATGCACGACCAGGCCGAGGCGATGATCGAAATCAACCGCCTGATCGACAGTGTGTCCTTTCAGACCTCGCTTTTGGCGCTGAACGCTGGGATCGAAGCGGCCCGGGCCGGGGCGGCGGGGGCAGGGTTTTCCGTGGTGGCGGCGGAGATCCGCGGGCTGGCGGGCCGCGCCGCCGAGGCATCGCGCGAAATCGCCGGACGCATTGGCGACATGACCGACCAGGTCGGCGAAGTGGTGACAAGCGTTGATCGCGGCGACAAGCGGTTGCAGGACCTGGTGAAATGCCTTGACGGGATTTCCGGCGGGATCAGCGGGGTTTCGGCCATCACCGCGCGCCAGGCCCAGGGGTTGGGCGGCGCCAATGACGCGATTGTCGACCTGGCGCGCAGCCTGTGCGATTCGGCGGACCGGACGGAAACTCAGGCCGCCCTCAGCAAGGAGGCGGCCAAGCGGCTGGGCGAAGTCACCGACAAGATCCGCGGGATGGTCGGGCCTTTCACGGCCCAGGTTGAACGCCAGGGCGCGGCCAAGCAACGCGCGGGCTAG
- the purF gene encoding amidophosphoribosyltransferase, translating into MPPAHPFDFDATRDGDSDDKLHEECGVFGVVGVTDAANFVALGLHALQHRGQEAGGIVSHHPDHGFNSVRRFGYVRDNFTKQSLMETLPGALAIGHVRYSTAGSKGQTAIRDVQPFFGEFSMGGAAIAHNGNITNADALRKELIERGSIFQSSSDSECIIHLMARSLQRTIPERMEDALRRVEGAFSVVAMTRTKLIGVRDPLGVRPLVLGKIGDGYVLSSETCALDIIGAEFVREIEPGEMVVISEKDGIESIRPFRPRKSRFCIFEHVYFSRPDSIIGGRSVYETRRQIGVELAREAPVEADLVCPVPDSGTPAAIGFAHESGIPYGMGIVRNQYMGRTFIEPTEQIRNMGVRLKLNVNRALIRGKRVILVDDSVVRGTTSRKIKEMILDAGAAEVHFRIASPPTAWPCFYGVDTPQREKLLAATMSEDEMREHLGVDSLRFISLDGLYRAVGEAEGRDKKHPQYCDACFSGEYPVEPADMIQKGFQMKAAQ; encoded by the coding sequence ATGCCCCCCGCCCACCCGTTTGATTTCGACGCCACCCGTGACGGCGATTCAGACGACAAGCTGCATGAGGAATGCGGCGTTTTCGGTGTTGTCGGGGTCACGGATGCCGCCAACTTTGTCGCCCTTGGCCTGCACGCGCTGCAGCACCGCGGGCAAGAGGCCGGGGGGATCGTGTCACACCATCCCGACCACGGCTTCAACTCGGTCCGTCGTTTCGGCTATGTCCGCGACAACTTTACCAAACAATCGCTGATGGAAACCCTGCCCGGCGCACTGGCCATCGGGCATGTGCGCTATTCCACCGCCGGATCGAAAGGCCAGACCGCGATCCGCGACGTGCAGCCGTTCTTTGGCGAATTCTCCATGGGCGGGGCGGCGATTGCCCATAACGGCAACATCACCAACGCCGACGCCCTGCGCAAGGAACTGATCGAGCGTGGCTCGATCTTTCAAAGCTCGTCCGATTCGGAATGCATCATCCACCTGATGGCCCGGTCGCTGCAACGCACCATCCCCGAACGCATGGAAGACGCGCTGCGCCGCGTCGAAGGCGCCTTTTCGGTGGTTGCCATGACCCGGACCAAGCTGATCGGCGTGCGCGACCCGCTGGGCGTGCGCCCGCTGGTGCTGGGCAAGATCGGCGACGGCTATGTCCTGTCCTCTGAAACCTGCGCGCTGGACATCATCGGCGCCGAGTTCGTCCGCGAGATCGAGCCCGGCGAAATGGTGGTGATCAGCGAAAAGGACGGTATCGAAAGCATCCGCCCCTTCCGCCCGCGCAAATCGCGCTTCTGCATCTTTGAACATGTGTATTTCTCGCGTCCCGACAGCATCATCGGCGGCCGCTCGGTCTATGAAACGCGCCGTCAGATCGGCGTGGAACTGGCCCGCGAAGCCCCGGTCGAGGCCGACCTGGTCTGCCCGGTGCCCGACAGCGGCACCCCGGCGGCCATCGGCTTTGCCCATGAAAGCGGTATTCCCTACGGCATGGGCATTGTGCGCAACCAGTACATGGGCCGCACCTTCATCGAGCCGACCGAACAGATCCGCAACATGGGCGTGCGCCTGAAACTGAACGTCAACCGCGCGCTGATCCGCGGCAAACGGGTGATCCTGGTCGACGACAGCGTGGTGCGCGGCACCACATCGCGCAAGATCAAGGAAATGATCCTGGATGCCGGCGCCGCCGAGGTGCATTTCCGCATCGCGTCGCCCCCCACTGCCTGGCCGTGTTTCTACGGCGTCGACACGCCGCAGCGCGAAAAGCTGCTGGCCGCGACCATGTCCGAGGACGAGATGCGCGAACACCTGGGCGTCGACAGCCTGCGCTTCATCTCGCTGGACGGTCTGTACCGCGCCGTGGGCGAGGCCGAAGGCCGCGACAAGAAACACCCGCAGTATTGTGACGCCTGCTTCTCCGGGGAATACCCGGTGGAACCGGCGGACATGATCCAGAAGGGGTTTCAGATGAAGGCGGCGCAATAG
- a CDS encoding SDR family NAD(P)-dependent oxidoreductase — protein MTKLALITGASRGLGFALAEALAPTYHIIAVARTVGGLQDLDDRIKAKGGEATLAPMDITNRDAMAHMCRSIHDRWGPGSPSGEGCVALWAHTAIHAAPLTPAHHMDQKDWQKSLSTNVDAMGHMIPFVAPLLGLDGQALFFDDPHGGEKFFGHYGTTKTAQIALARSWQAETVKTGPKVHVLAPRPLATATRARFYPGEDRGPLAKPQDEAARLLQDLGL, from the coding sequence ATGACGAAACTTGCCCTCATCACCGGCGCCTCGCGCGGTCTTGGCTTTGCCCTGGCCGAGGCCCTTGCGCCCACCTATCACATCATCGCCGTCGCCCGCACCGTGGGCGGGTTGCAGGACCTTGACGACCGCATCAAGGCCAAGGGCGGAGAGGCGACGCTGGCGCCGATGGACATCACCAACCGCGATGCCATGGCCCATATGTGCCGTTCCATCCATGACCGCTGGGGCCCCGGTTCGCCCTCCGGGGAGGGCTGCGTTGCGCTTTGGGCGCATACCGCCATCCATGCCGCGCCGCTGACCCCGGCACATCACATGGACCAGAAGGACTGGCAGAAATCGCTGTCCACCAATGTCGATGCGATGGGGCACATGATCCCGTTTGTGGCGCCGCTTCTGGGGCTGGACGGCCAGGCGCTGTTCTTTGACGATCCGCATGGCGGCGAAAAGTTCTTTGGCCATTACGGCACCACCAAGACCGCCCAGATCGCCCTGGCGCGGTCATGGCAGGCCGAAACCGTGAAAACCGGCCCCAAGGTACATGTGCTGGCACCCAGACCGCTGGCCACCGCCACCCGCGCGCGGTTCTATCCCGGCGAAGACCGCGGCCCTCTTGCCAAACCGCAGGACGAGGCCGCGCGGCTGTTGCAGGACCTCGGGCTTTGA
- the surE gene encoding 5'/3'-nucleotidase SurE — protein sequence MRILITNDDGINAPGLKVLEAIATELAGPRGEVWIVAPAFEQSGVAHCISYTHPTMIAEMGHRRFAAEGSPADCVLAGLHDVLKDSPPDLILSGVNRGNNSAENALYSGTLGGAMEGALQGVPSIALSQYLGPETQDLEDPFEASALHGAATLRKILEAGAADEQPYKLFWNVNFPPVPAAAVKGVRLAAQGIRQGTRFSVEPHLSPSGRRFLWARGGNQRIATLPGTDAALNLDGYITVTPMRADLTAHDTLAALKGAFE from the coding sequence ATGCGCATTCTGATCACCAATGATGACGGCATCAACGCCCCCGGGTTGAAGGTGCTGGAAGCGATCGCCACCGAGCTGGCCGGCCCCCGCGGCGAGGTCTGGATCGTGGCCCCCGCCTTCGAGCAATCGGGCGTGGCGCATTGCATTTCCTACACCCATCCGACGATGATCGCCGAGATGGGGCATCGCCGGTTCGCCGCCGAGGGCAGTCCGGCCGATTGTGTTCTGGCCGGGTTGCACGACGTGCTGAAGGACAGCCCGCCCGATCTGATCCTGTCCGGGGTGAACCGGGGCAACAACTCGGCCGAGAATGCGCTTTATTCGGGCACCTTGGGCGGCGCCATGGAAGGCGCGCTTCAGGGCGTGCCCTCGATCGCCTTGTCGCAGTACCTGGGGCCGGAAACCCAGGATCTCGAAGACCCCTTCGAGGCCTCCGCGCTACATGGCGCGGCCACCCTGCGCAAGATCCTGGAGGCTGGTGCGGCGGACGAGCAGCCCTACAAGCTGTTCTGGAACGTCAACTTTCCCCCCGTCCCCGCCGCCGCCGTCAAGGGCGTCAGGCTGGCGGCGCAGGGCATTCGCCAGGGCACGCGCTTTTCGGTCGAGCCGCACCTGTCGCCTTCGGGGCGGCGGTTCCTGTGGGCGCGCGGCGGCAACCAGCGCATCGCGACCCTGCCCGGCACCGATGCGGCCCTGAACCTGGATGGCTATATCACGGTCACGCCGATGCGCGCGGACCTGACCGCGCATGACACCCTGGCCGCGCTGAAGGGCGCCTTTGAATGA
- a CDS encoding protein-L-isoaspartate(D-aspartate) O-methyltransferase produces the protein MTFDAEAKMQFLFALRSKGVTDSAVLEAMERVDRGDFIQGYFTDRAYEDMPLPIACGQTISQPSVVGVMTQALQLGPRDKVLEVGTGSGYQAAVLAQLARRVYTVDRHRRLVQAARAIFDAQGITNITAFTADGSHGLPDQAPFDRILVTAAAEDPPGPLLAQLKIGGIMIVPVGQSDAVQRLIRVTRHEDRFDYEELRPVRFVPLVEGLGKD, from the coding sequence ATGACCTTTGACGCCGAGGCCAAGATGCAGTTCCTGTTCGCCCTGCGCTCGAAGGGCGTGACCGACAGCGCCGTGCTGGAGGCGATGGAACGCGTGGACCGCGGCGATTTCATCCAGGGCTATTTCACCGACCGCGCCTATGAGGACATGCCGCTGCCCATCGCCTGCGGGCAGACCATTTCGCAGCCTTCGGTGGTCGGTGTCATGACCCAGGCGCTGCAACTGGGACCGCGCGACAAGGTGCTGGAGGTTGGCACCGGCTCGGGCTATCAGGCGGCGGTTCTGGCGCAGCTGGCGCGGCGGGTCTATACCGTCGACCGCCACCGCAGGCTGGTGCAGGCGGCGCGCGCGATCTTTGACGCCCAGGGCATCACCAACATCACCGCCTTTACCGCCGACGGGTCGCATGGCCTGCCCGATCAGGCGCCCTTTGATCGCATTCTCGTGACCGCTGCCGCCGAGGACCCGCCCGGGCCGCTCTTGGCCCAGCTGAAGATTGGCGGTATCATGATCGTGCCCGTGGGGCAGTCCGATGCTGTCCAGCGGCTGATCCGTGTCACCCGGCACGAGGATCGCTTTGACTATGAAGAGCTGCGCCCCGTGCGTTTCGTGCCCCTGGTCGAAGGACTGGGCAAGGACTGA